A genome region from Humulus lupulus unplaced genomic scaffold, drHumLupu1.1 SCAFFOLD_27, whole genome shotgun sequence includes the following:
- the LOC133810886 gene encoding probable caffeine synthase MTL2: protein MEEKQVLHMKGGVGKESYAENSSLQKMVISKVKATVEESALEAYCNIFPDCMRIADLGCSSGPNSLAVTSYILDEIINQMTMKKKKPLTFQVFLNDLPGNDFNTVFQSLSSFYERLKKKKKNETGGKFDRPLCFVMAMPGSFYERLFPNNFIHFFHSSYSLHWLSKTPKGLVSETGEAHNKGNIYITKASPDVVGKAYLSQFQENFTTFLRYRSEEIVTGGCMVLTMMGSATSNDPKHKMEIMGRALNDMVSQGIVEEKSLDNFNMPVYCPTAKEVRMVIEDEGSFELQKLEVFEIAWDAGFNEEKGKINNSTNVDEDNIDKYNRGKYVSDYMRAVLEPILMKQFGECIMDDLFERFTHKIIESMANENWHYINLAISLTKKQGYI from the exons atggaaGAGAAGCAAGTTCTCCACATGAAAGGTGGTGTCGGCAAGGAAAGCTAcgcagaaaactcctcacttcaa AAGATGGTTATTTCAAAAGTGAAAGCCACGGTGGAAGAGAGTGCTTTGGAAGCTTACTGTAATATATTCCCAGATTGTATGAGAATAGCTGACTTGGGTTGCTCTTCCGGGCCAAACTCTTTGGCTGTTACATCTTATATTTTAGATGAAATAATAAACCAAATGactatgaagaagaagaagccatTGACATTCCAAGTGTTCCTCAATGATCTTCCTGGAAACGATTTCAACACTGTCTTTCAATCACTTTCGAGCTTCTATGAGaggctgaagaagaagaagaagaatgagacGGGAGGAAAGTTTGATCGTCCCTTATGCTTTGTCATGGCCATGCCAGGGAGCTTCTACGAAAGGCTTTTCCCTAATAACTTCATACACTTCTTTCATTCTTCTTACAGTTTACATTGGTTGTCCAag ACTCCCAAAGGGTTGGTTAGCGAGACCGGAGAAGCACATAACAAAGGGAATATTTATATTACGAAAGCAAGTCCTGATGTGGTTGGGAAAGCATACTTGAGTCAGTTTCAAGAGAATTTCACAACCTTTTTAAGGTATCGTTCAGAGGAAATTGTCACTGGTGGATGTATGGTACTAACAATGATGGGCAGTGCTACAAGTAATGACCCTAAACATAAGATGGAGATAATGGGGAGGGCGTTGAATGACATGGTCTCCCAG GGTATAGTTGAAGAGAAAAGTTTGGACAATTTTAACATGCCAGTGTATTGTCCCACTGCGAAAGAAGTGAGAATGGTGATTGAAGACGAAGGATCTTTTGAGTTACAGAAGCTTGAAGTTTTCGAAATTGCTTGGGATGCTGGGTTCAacgaagaaaaaggaaaaatcaATAATAGTACTAATGTTGATGAAGATAATATAGATAAATACAATAGagggaagtatgtttcagattaTATGAGAGCAGTTTTGGAACCTATTCTGATGAAACAATTTGGAGAATGTATCATGGATGATTTATTTGAGAGGTTCACTCACAAAATCATCGAATCAATGGCCAATGAAAATTGGCACTACATAAACTTGGCTATTTCTTTGACAAAGAAACAAGGTTACATTTGA
- the LOC133810897 gene encoding uncharacterized protein LOC133810897, with product MNHPNGRIIVAWNPRSFDVSIQGSSSQWMHCIVEAKTGEKFELTSVYEFNVVKGRESLWSDLKKIKIEVKFPWLVLGDFNAILSTEDRLRYTGDGSDLFPFQNCVQYCGLEDVKFSGSFFTWNNKQEGKARVYAKIDRVLANDHWRELFEAAEVSFLLEGDFDHYFHQKVAQSREEEVHGNPMYRLVVKLKRLRAVLRLINKEGKGDVFVKETESFAELIKAQEKIREHPGDISFIHEEITARKKYVEAHEDMLQFLKQKVKIQWLKEGDQNTKLFHNSIRSRRIQNAIYSTWDLQGNRHDTQDGVSLAFQEYYSDLLGMKVASRKSVIASIVQEGQVISESQAEFLVKRFTEAEVKAAVYSIPNDKAPGLDGYSSAFFKHT from the exons ATGAATCATCCAAACGGCAGAATTATTGTGGCTTGGAATCCTAGAAGTTTTGATGTGAGTATTCAAGGAAGCTCAAGTCAATGGATGCATTGTATTGTGGAAGCCAAAACTGGTGAGAAGTTTGAACTCACTTCAGTGTATGAATTCAATGTTGTTAAAGGAAGAGAGAGTTTATGGAgtgatttgaaaaaaattaagattGAAGTTAAATTCCCTTGGCTTGTGTTGGGGGACTTTAATGCTATCTTGTCAACTGAAGATAGACTTCGTTACACTGGAGATGGCTCGGATTTATTTCCTTTTCAGAACTGTGTTCAGTATTGTGGCCTTGAAGATGTTAAGTTTTCTGGTTCCTTTTTTACTTGGAACAATAAACAAGAAGGAAAAGCTAGAGTTTATGCAAAGATTGATCGGGTTTTAGCTAATGATCACTGGCGTGAGCTGTTTGAGGCTGCTGAAGTGAGTTTCTTGCTGGAGGGAGATTTTGATCACT ATTTCCATCAGAAAGTAGCTCAAAGTAGGGAGGAAGAGGTTCATGGGAACCCAATGTATAGGCTGGTTGTGAAATTGAAGAGGTTAAGAGCTGTTTTGAGATTGATTAATAAAGAAGGGAAAGGTGATGTGTTTGTTAAAGAGACAGAGTCCTTTGCTGAGTTGATCAAAGCTCAAGAGAAGATTAGAGAGCACCCAGGTGACATCTCCTTTATCCATGAAGAGATTACAGCCAGGAAAAAGTATGTTGAGGCTCATGAGGATATGTTACAATTTCTTAAGCAGAAAGTGAAAATTCAGTGGTTGAAAGAAGGGGATCAAAACACGAAACTGTTTCATAATAGTATTAGAAGCAGAAGAATTCAAAATGCAATCTATTCTACTTGGGATCTTCAAGGGAATCGCCATGATACTCAAGATGGAGTGAGCCTTGCTTTTCAAGAGTATTATTCTGACTTGTTGGGAATGAAAGTGGCGAGCAGGAAGTCTGTGATTGCTAGTATTGTTCAAGAAGGGCAGGTTATTTCGGAGAGTCAAGCTGAGTTCTTGGTAAAGAGATTTACCGAAGCTGAGGTCAAGGCTGCAGTGTACTCGATTCCAAATGATAAGGCTCCAGGACTTGATGGGTACAGCAGCGCTTTTTTCAAGCATACTTAG